A stretch of Rhinoderma darwinii isolate aRhiDar2 chromosome 4, aRhiDar2.hap1, whole genome shotgun sequence DNA encodes these proteins:
- the LOC142759130 gene encoding uncharacterized protein LOC142759130: protein MSEENIAQSSQGEPYLQSEESMDPSLQYSERAKHSAKPTWKVTENLEGAKHELSSAVSNLWQRLLSHISTISQPAHNVSPLEGALEQLCTAYEHYSLKSQEYVGILKKLNTKDSLEEFESFQKLNLERDSLVCKIKSNTEARIAQLQETSSRISKSTSRSKLSSKSRSSKYSTLSEQLIRARAEAEATKIQAVFAQKKADMEADAARQKADMEADAARQKADMEADAARQKADMEADAARQKAEIETLNKQCEHATAMARLKVLEEAARGSERDSISVCEVEVEDPLKRTRDYVLSQNSEPVIAANDPDSANISPEQRGTDSSAAFCIQGSAISGIL from the exons atgtctgaagagaacattgcacagtcttctcaaggtgaaccatacctacagtcagaagaaagtatggatcctagtctgcagtacagtgagagagctaaacactctgctaagcctacatggaaggttacagagaatctagaaggtgcaaaacatgaactttcttctgctgtctcaaacttatggcaaagattgctgagtcacatctccaccatctcacagcctgctcacaatgtttcaccactagagggagctctagaacagctttgtacagcatatgaacattattcactgaaaagccaggaatatgttggcattttgaagaaacttaatacaaaggattctttagaagaatttgaaagcttccagaaacttaatttggaacgagacagcctagtatgcaaaattaagtctaacacagaggcaagaatcgcgcaattacaggaaacgtcgtctcgcatttctaagtctaccagtcgttcaaaactatcttctaagtcaagatcttcaaaatattccacgctcagcgaacagctcataagagcgcgggctgaagcagaggctactaaaatacaggccgtctttgcgcaaaagaaggcagatatggaagccgatgcagcgcgccaaaaggcagatatggaagccgatgcagcgcgccaaaaggcagatatggaagccgatgcagcgcgccaaaaggcagatatggaagccgatgccgcgcgccaaaaggcggaaatagaaactttaaacaaacaatgcgagcatgccacagctatggcaaggttaaaggttttagaagaagctgccaggggaagtgaaagagacagcatcagtgtatgtgaagtggaggtagaagatcctcttaagcgcacaagagactacgtactaagccaaaacagtgaacctgtgattgctgctaatgatcctgacagcgcaaatatttctccagagcaacggggcacagattcttctgcagcattctgcatccaag GATCAGCGATATCAGGAATTTTGTAG